The following coding sequences are from one Streptomyces sp. NBC_01232 window:
- a CDS encoding ferredoxin reductase family protein, whose amino-acid sequence MRDAVVRVRGGMLGGAGVVILLWAAQVRPSARPDALFATAAHLSGLLAGYGVLVLLFLMARVPAVEHGVGADRLARWHAFGGRYVLLLVFGHGLFALLGYAVHEGIDVVSAASELLGYPALAAAAAGTVLLAAVGVTSARAVRRRVPHETWRGVHLLVYLAAALAFGHQLAGPDLAAAAWFWALAHTVVAVLLVWYRVVVPVRQALRHALRVADVRVEGPGVVSVVVYGQHLAELRAEPGQFLRWRFLQRRLWHTALPFSLSAPVRGNALRITVKGLGGHSRRIRRLRPGTRVLATGPFGALTAARRTRPKVLLIAGGVGITPMRALFETLPGGPGDITLLYRAGGEEHLVLRAELEAIAAERQAGLHYLLGPSGAAYDPLAPQALAPQALAALVPDLTEHDVYLCGPPGMAGATRAALLRAGVPAGRIHSECFSF is encoded by the coding sequence ATGCGAGATGCGGTGGTGCGGGTGAGGGGCGGGATGCTGGGCGGTGCGGGGGTGGTGATCCTGCTCTGGGCGGCGCAGGTGCGGCCCTCGGCCCGGCCCGACGCACTGTTCGCCACCGCGGCACACCTGTCCGGTCTGCTCGCCGGTTACGGGGTGCTGGTGCTGCTGTTCCTGATGGCCCGGGTGCCGGCCGTCGAGCACGGGGTCGGCGCCGACCGGCTCGCCCGCTGGCACGCCTTCGGCGGCCGGTACGTACTGCTCCTCGTCTTCGGGCACGGGCTCTTCGCCCTGCTCGGTTACGCCGTGCACGAGGGAATCGACGTGGTCTCCGCCGCCTCGGAGCTGCTCGGTTACCCCGCGCTCGCCGCCGCCGCGGCCGGGACCGTCCTCCTGGCCGCGGTCGGTGTGACTTCTGCCCGGGCGGTACGCCGCCGGGTGCCGCACGAAACCTGGCGCGGGGTGCACCTGCTCGTCTACCTCGCCGCGGCCCTCGCCTTCGGGCACCAGCTCGCCGGACCCGATCTGGCCGCGGCCGCCTGGTTCTGGGCGCTCGCCCACACCGTGGTCGCCGTCCTGCTGGTCTGGTACCGCGTGGTGGTTCCCGTACGGCAGGCCCTGCGGCACGCGCTGCGGGTCGCGGACGTCCGGGTCGAGGGGCCCGGGGTGGTCTCGGTCGTCGTCTACGGGCAGCATCTGGCGGAACTGCGCGCGGAGCCGGGGCAGTTCCTGCGTTGGCGGTTCCTGCAGCGCCGGCTGTGGCACACGGCCCTGCCGTTCTCGCTGTCCGCGCCGGTCCGCGGGAACGCCCTGCGGATCACCGTCAAGGGGCTCGGCGGCCACTCCCGCCGGATCCGCCGGCTGCGCCCCGGGACGCGGGTGCTGGCGACCGGGCCGTTCGGCGCGCTCACCGCCGCCCGGCGGACGCGGCCCAAGGTGCTGCTGATCGCGGGCGGGGTCGGGATCACCCCGATGCGGGCCCTGTTCGAGACGCTGCCCGGGGGTCCCGGGGACATCACCCTGCTCTACCGGGCCGGGGGCGAGGAGCACCTGGTGCTGCGGGCCGAGCTGGAGGCGATCGCCGCCGAGCGGCAGGCCGGTCTGCACTACCTGCTCGGGCCCTCCGGCGCCGCCTACGATCCGCTGGCCCCGCAGGCGCTGGCCCCGCAGGCGCTGGCCGCGCTGGTGCCGGACCTGACCGAGCACGACGTGTACCTGTGCGGGCCGCCGGGGATGGCCGGGGCGACGCGGGCCGCGCTGCTGAGGGCCGGGGTGCCGGCCGGTCGTATCCATTCCGAGTGCTTCAGCTTCTGA
- a CDS encoding gamma-glutamylcyclotransferase family protein — MTSAERLPELSDPLPFFVYGTLRPGEVNHDLFLRGRTAAEEPAVLPDAALYDGPGYPYAVHRPGTAVVGELITAAPGAYGKLLAALDQLEEYGGPGRPGNIYDRIARPALRPDGTTVRAWVYLASPLIARDLRESGTEIPGGDWFRRR, encoded by the coding sequence GTGACATCGGCCGAACGGCTACCGGAGCTGAGCGATCCGCTCCCGTTCTTCGTCTACGGGACCCTGCGCCCGGGGGAGGTCAACCACGACCTGTTCCTGCGCGGCCGCACGGCCGCGGAGGAGCCCGCCGTCCTCCCGGACGCGGCGCTGTACGACGGCCCCGGATACCCGTACGCGGTCCACCGCCCGGGCACGGCGGTCGTCGGCGAGCTGATCACGGCGGCGCCGGGGGCGTACGGGAAGCTGCTGGCCGCGCTGGACCAGCTGGAGGAGTACGGGGGTCCGGGCCGCCCGGGGAACATCTACGACCGGATCGCCCGCCCGGCCCTGCGCCCCGACGGCACCACCGTCCGCGCCTGGGTCTACCTGGCGTCCCCGCTGATCGCCCGGGACCTGCGGGAATCGGGCACCGAGATACCGGGCGGCGACTGGTTCCGGCGCCGGTAG
- the dnaG gene encoding DNA primase gives MAGRINDDDVKAVRDAVPIDAVVSDYLQLRNAGGGNLKGLCPFHDEKSPSFQVSPSKGLYHCFGCQAGGDTLDFVMKIDHLSFSEAVERLAGLAGITLRYEEGGYTAGTSGRGERIRLVEAHKAAAQFYVDQLDGPEAEIGRKFLAERGFDQAAAAHFSVGYSPAGWDHLTRFLRGKGFTDKELITSGLAQDSRSGKPIDRFRGRLMWPIRDISGEVVGFGARKLRDDDNGPKYLNTPETAIYKKSQVLYGIDLAKKEIAKTSRAVVVEGYTDVMACHMAGVTTAIATCGTAFGGDHIKILRRLLMDNATAEVIFTFDGDAAGQKAALRAFEDDQKFAAETSITIAPGGMDPCDLRLAQGDAAVAGLVEARTPLFEFALRHIVARHNLENPAGRAAALDEAAPVVANIKNIAIQHESAVQLAGMLGIRDEQFVVKRVAQLARWARERGQGDGPQGGRPGGDRQRGRQSSYEATPAPAAQPAGGPALNLRSPAHRTERELLKLALQRPALVSPAFDAYGMDEFTAPPYAAVRQAILDAGGASLGTDDYLARVREAAPNDTVRALVTELAVEAIHAKTVDEIYAGVQLVQVRLRAVDRRVHEIQGTLSRLGPQAPPEQLAAVQEELWVLQQYGQRLRNRGAEGL, from the coding sequence GTGGCAGGACGGATCAACGACGACGACGTGAAGGCGGTACGGGACGCGGTCCCGATCGACGCCGTGGTCTCCGACTACCTCCAGCTGCGCAACGCGGGCGGCGGCAACCTCAAGGGCCTGTGCCCCTTCCACGACGAGAAGTCCCCTTCCTTCCAGGTCAGCCCCAGCAAGGGGCTCTACCACTGCTTCGGCTGCCAGGCGGGCGGGGACACCCTCGACTTCGTCATGAAGATCGATCACCTCTCCTTCTCTGAGGCGGTCGAGCGCCTGGCCGGCCTGGCCGGAATCACCCTGCGGTACGAGGAGGGCGGCTACACCGCCGGCACCAGCGGCCGCGGTGAGCGGATCCGGCTGGTCGAGGCGCACAAGGCCGCCGCCCAGTTCTACGTCGACCAGCTGGACGGCCCCGAGGCGGAGATCGGCCGCAAGTTCCTGGCGGAGCGCGGCTTCGACCAGGCCGCGGCCGCCCACTTCAGCGTGGGCTACAGCCCGGCCGGATGGGACCACCTGACCCGCTTCCTGCGCGGCAAGGGCTTCACCGACAAAGAACTGATCACCTCCGGGCTCGCCCAGGACAGCCGCAGCGGCAAGCCCATCGACCGCTTCCGCGGCCGCCTGATGTGGCCGATCCGCGACATCAGCGGCGAGGTGGTCGGCTTCGGCGCGCGCAAGCTGCGCGACGACGACAACGGGCCGAAGTACCTGAACACCCCCGAGACGGCGATCTACAAGAAGTCCCAGGTCCTGTACGGCATCGACCTGGCGAAGAAGGAGATCGCGAAGACCTCCCGGGCCGTCGTCGTCGAGGGCTACACGGACGTGATGGCCTGCCACATGGCCGGGGTCACCACCGCGATCGCGACCTGCGGCACGGCCTTCGGCGGGGACCACATCAAGATCCTGCGCCGGCTGCTGATGGACAACGCCACCGCCGAGGTGATCTTCACCTTCGACGGCGACGCGGCCGGCCAGAAGGCCGCCCTGCGGGCCTTCGAGGACGACCAGAAGTTCGCCGCGGAGACCTCGATCACCATCGCCCCCGGCGGGATGGACCCCTGCGACCTGCGCCTCGCGCAGGGCGACGCGGCCGTGGCCGGCCTGGTCGAGGCCCGCACACCGCTGTTCGAGTTCGCCCTGCGGCACATCGTGGCCCGGCACAACCTGGAGAACCCGGCGGGCCGGGCGGCCGCGCTGGACGAGGCCGCGCCCGTCGTCGCCAACATCAAGAACATCGCGATCCAGCACGAGTCGGCGGTCCAGCTGGCCGGCATGCTGGGCATCCGCGACGAGCAGTTCGTGGTCAAGCGGGTCGCACAGCTGGCCCGCTGGGCCCGCGAGCGCGGTCAGGGCGACGGCCCGCAGGGCGGCCGGCCCGGCGGGGACCGGCAGCGTGGCCGCCAGTCCTCCTACGAGGCCACCCCCGCGCCCGCCGCCCAGCCGGCCGGCGGTCCCGCGCTCAACCTGCGCAGCCCGGCCCACCGCACCGAGCGCGAGCTGCTGAAGCTCGCCCTGCAGCGGCCGGCCCTGGTCTCCCCCGCCTTCGACGCCTACGGGATGGACGAGTTCACCGCCCCGCCCTACGCGGCCGTGCGCCAGGCGATCCTGGACGCGGGCGGCGCCTCCCTCGGCACGGACGACTACCTGGCCCGCGTCCGCGAGGCCGCCCCGAACGACACCGTCCGCGCCCTCGTCACGGAGCTCGCCGTCGAGGCCATCCACGCGAAGACGGTGGACGAGATCTACGCCGGTGTCCAGCTGGTCCAGGTGCGGCTGCGCGCCGTCGACCGGCGGGTCCACGAGATCCAGGGCACGCTGTCGCGGCTGGGCCCGCAGGCGCCGCCGGAACAACTGGCCGCCGTGCAGGAGGAGCTGTGGGTGCTCCAGCAGTACGGCCAGCGGCTGCGCAACCGCGGCGCCGAGGGGCTGTAG
- a CDS encoding NAD(P)/FAD-dependent oxidoreductase, producing the protein MTSEKRVVVIGGGLAGLRLAQRLGPAAAVTVLGEETHVPYNRVLLAEVLAGRYAPEVTALPAPGPALRRGVRAVRVDRTERAVHCDDGTVAAYDTLVLATGSNAVLPPLRGLFEPEGHTLPDGVHAFRTMDDCLALSEAVRPGVRVVVIGGGLLGVSAARALAARGAQVVLAQQGERLMERQLDTEASALLHTHLTSLGVEIHTECRVRGLLIEPSASPAFDARGSGGGAPGRGAAPAQRRVTGAELADGYRLEADLVVLACGVRPRTGLAQAAGLETRKGIVVDDHLRTSDPDIHAIGDCAEHAGQVYGLAGAALEQADTLAAYLTGGPAQYMGTRALTRLTLTADGDRSLDLAAFGETTPLPGDDVVRLADATRRTYRKVVLRGDRLVGGVLLGELSTVGALARTWEGEESPHDLFHLLTDDGGH; encoded by the coding sequence ATGACCTCGGAAAAGCGTGTGGTGGTGATCGGCGGCGGCCTCGCGGGCCTACGGCTCGCGCAGCGGCTCGGCCCGGCCGCGGCGGTGACCGTCCTCGGCGAGGAGACGCACGTGCCGTACAACCGGGTCCTGCTCGCCGAGGTCCTCGCGGGCCGGTACGCCCCCGAGGTGACCGCCCTGCCGGCGCCGGGCCCCGCGCTGCGGCGGGGGGTCCGGGCGGTGCGAGTGGACCGCACGGAGCGGGCCGTGCACTGCGACGACGGCACGGTGGCCGCGTACGACACCCTGGTGCTGGCCACCGGCTCGAACGCGGTGCTCCCGCCGCTGCGCGGGCTGTTCGAACCCGAGGGGCACACGCTCCCGGACGGTGTGCACGCCTTCCGCACGATGGACGACTGCCTGGCGCTCTCGGAGGCCGTGCGCCCCGGGGTCCGCGTGGTGGTGATCGGCGGGGGCCTGCTGGGCGTCTCGGCGGCCCGCGCGCTCGCCGCGCGGGGCGCACAGGTGGTCCTGGCACAGCAGGGCGAGCGCCTGATGGAACGCCAGCTGGACACCGAGGCCTCCGCGTTGCTGCACACCCACCTGACCTCACTCGGCGTGGAGATCCACACGGAATGCCGGGTCCGCGGCCTGCTCATCGAGCCTTCAGCCTCGCCGGCGTTCGATGCGCGGGGATCCGGGGGCGGCGCCCCCGGCCGCGGCGCCGCGCCCGCGCAACGGCGGGTCACCGGGGCCGAGCTCGCCGACGGCTACCGCCTCGAAGCCGACCTCGTCGTCCTCGCCTGCGGCGTACGCCCCCGCACGGGCCTCGCCCAGGCCGCCGGACTGGAGACCCGCAAGGGCATCGTGGTCGACGACCACCTCCGCACCAGCGACCCGGACATCCACGCCATCGGCGACTGCGCCGAACACGCCGGCCAGGTGTACGGCCTCGCGGGCGCCGCCCTGGAGCAGGCCGACACCCTGGCCGCGTACCTCACCGGCGGGCCCGCGCAGTACATGGGCACCCGCGCCCTCACCCGCCTCACCCTCACCGCCGACGGGGACCGGTCCCTCGATCTCGCCGCCTTCGGCGAGACCACCCCGCTCCCCGGCGACGACGTGGTCCGCCTCGCCGACGCCACCCGCCGGACCTACCGGAAGGTCGTCCTGCGGGGCGACCGCCTCGTCGGCGGCGTGCTGCTCGGCGAGCTCTCCACGGTGGGGGCCCTCGCCCGCACCTGGGAGGGCGAGGAATCACCGCACGACCTGTTCCACCTGCTCACCGACGACGGAGGCCACTGA
- a CDS encoding deoxyguanosinetriphosphate triphosphohydrolase, with protein sequence MKGTAHAPADDLDTLYDAADTERWAAEPDKRPGRTAFQRDRARVLHSAALRRLAGKTQVVTPGSRSYDWDASPRTRLTHSLECAQVGRELGAALGCDPDLVEAACLSHDMGHPPFGHNGEEALNEFAKDCGGFEGNAQSLRLLTRLEPKRFVPDPAGGEPVSVGLNLTRACLDAATKYPWARGDHPTDPGSVKFGAYEDDLPVFAWLRRGAPADRKCFEAQVMDWADDVAYSVHDFEDGLHAGHLDPNLLFSEPERTAIWQVAIGRYVPADTAPDELRAALDRLMEQEWWPHGYDGSAVAQARLKDATSQLIGRFCLAAEGATREAYGSGRLTRYGAELMIPRDARNECAVLKAVADLYVMQRDEQERIRADQRIVLAELAEALSARAPEGLDPQFRAIFDAAPDDRARKRAVIDQIACLTDASARSLHARLTRRGRRAER encoded by the coding sequence ATGAAAGGCACCGCGCACGCCCCGGCAGACGATCTCGACACCCTCTACGACGCGGCCGACACCGAACGCTGGGCCGCCGAGCCCGACAAACGGCCCGGCCGGACCGCCTTCCAGCGCGACCGCGCCCGAGTGCTGCACTCCGCCGCGCTGCGCCGCCTCGCCGGGAAGACCCAGGTCGTCACCCCCGGCAGCCGTTCGTACGACTGGGACGCGAGCCCCCGTACCCGCCTGACCCACTCCCTGGAGTGCGCCCAGGTCGGGCGGGAGCTCGGCGCCGCGCTCGGCTGCGACCCCGACCTCGTCGAAGCCGCCTGCCTCTCCCACGACATGGGCCACCCGCCCTTCGGCCACAACGGCGAGGAGGCGCTCAACGAGTTCGCCAAGGACTGCGGCGGCTTCGAGGGCAACGCCCAGTCGCTGCGCCTGCTGACCCGTCTGGAGCCCAAGCGGTTCGTGCCCGACCCGGCGGGCGGCGAACCCGTCAGCGTCGGCCTCAACCTCACCCGGGCCTGCCTGGACGCCGCCACCAAGTACCCGTGGGCGCGCGGGGACCACCCCACCGACCCCGGCTCGGTGAAGTTCGGAGCGTACGAGGACGACCTGCCCGTCTTCGCCTGGCTGCGCCGCGGCGCGCCCGCGGACCGCAAGTGCTTCGAGGCCCAGGTCATGGACTGGGCCGACGATGTCGCGTACTCCGTGCATGACTTCGAGGACGGCCTGCACGCCGGCCACCTCGACCCCAACCTCCTGTTCTCCGAGCCCGAGCGCACGGCGATCTGGCAGGTCGCCATCGGCCGGTACGTCCCCGCCGACACCGCTCCCGATGAGCTGCGGGCCGCCCTCGACCGCCTGATGGAGCAGGAGTGGTGGCCCCACGGGTACGACGGTTCGGCCGTCGCCCAGGCCCGGCTGAAGGACGCCACGAGCCAGCTGATCGGCAGGTTCTGCCTGGCCGCCGAGGGGGCCACCCGCGAGGCGTACGGCTCCGGCCGCCTCACCCGGTACGGTGCCGAACTGATGATCCCGCGCGATGCGCGCAACGAGTGCGCGGTGCTCAAGGCGGTCGCCGACCTGTACGTCATGCAGCGCGACGAGCAGGAACGGATCCGCGCCGACCAGCGCATCGTCCTGGCCGAACTCGCGGAGGCACTCAGCGCCCGTGCCCCGGAGGGGCTGGACCCGCAGTTCCGGGCGATCTTCGACGCCGCCCCCGACGACCGGGCCAGGAAAAGGGCGGTCATCGACCAGATCGCGTGCCTCACCGACGCATCCGCCCGTTCCCTTCACGCACGCCTCACCCGGCGCGGCCGACGCGCCGAAAGGTGA
- a CDS encoding sulfite exporter TauE/SafE family protein, which translates to MPDISTTMIIVLCVAAAAAGWIDAVVGGGGLLLLPALLLGLPNAHPATVLGTNKAVAIVGTAGAAVTFVRKAPVNVKLAVRIGLAALAGSMGGAALAGGISKDALRPLIMVVLVFVAGVVIFKPGFGTAPSTTPLSRQRVLLTIALAGLGIGFYDGLIGPGTGTFLVLALTALLHLDLVTASATAKIVNCCTNGGALAMFAYQGMVLWQLAALMAVFNLAGGMIGAGMALKKGSGFVRGVLLTVVGALVIKLGLEQWG; encoded by the coding sequence GTGCCTGACATATCAACGACCATGATCATCGTCCTGTGCGTGGCCGCAGCGGCCGCCGGCTGGATCGATGCGGTGGTGGGCGGCGGCGGCCTGCTGCTCCTGCCCGCGCTCCTGCTCGGCCTGCCGAACGCCCACCCCGCCACCGTCCTCGGGACCAACAAGGCCGTGGCCATCGTCGGCACCGCCGGTGCGGCCGTGACGTTCGTCCGCAAGGCACCGGTGAACGTGAAGCTGGCCGTCCGCATCGGCCTGGCCGCGCTCGCCGGCTCGATGGGCGGCGCCGCACTCGCGGGCGGCATCAGCAAGGACGCGCTCCGCCCGCTGATCATGGTGGTACTCGTGTTCGTCGCGGGTGTCGTGATCTTCAAGCCGGGCTTCGGCACGGCCCCCTCGACCACGCCCCTCAGCCGGCAGCGGGTGCTGCTGACCATCGCGCTCGCGGGCCTGGGCATCGGCTTCTACGACGGCCTCATCGGGCCCGGCACCGGCACCTTCCTGGTGCTCGCCCTCACGGCGCTGCTCCACCTCGACCTGGTCACCGCCTCCGCCACCGCCAAGATCGTGAACTGCTGCACCAACGGCGGTGCGCTCGCGATGTTCGCCTACCAGGGCATGGTGCTGTGGCAGCTGGCCGCGCTGATGGCCGTGTTCAACCTGGCCGGCGGCATGATCGGGGCCGGGATGGCGCTCAAGAAGGGCAGCGGCTTCGTCCGCGGGGTGCTGCTGACGGTGGTGGGCGCGCTGGTGATCAAGCTGGGCCTGGAGCAGTGGGGCTGA
- a CDS encoding NAD(P)/FAD-dependent oxidoreductase — MVDAHRTFVIVGAGLAGAKAAETLRSEGFTGRVILIGDERDHPYERPPLSKGYLSGKDDRESVFVHEPSWYAAADVELHLGQPAVHLDRAAKKVVLGDGTVLHYDKLLLATGAEPRRLDVPGTGLVGVHHLRRLAHAERLKGVLAGLGRDNGHLLIAGAGWIGLEVAAAARGYGAEVTVVEPEATPLHAVLGPEIGRLFADLHADHGVRFHFGARLTEIVGHDGMVLAARTDDGEEHPAHAVLAAIGAAPRTALAETAGLALVDREHGGGIAVDSSLRTSDPDVYAVGDVAAAHHPVLGTRLRVEHWANALNGGPAAARAMLGQEVGYDRVPYFFSDQYDVGLEYSGYAPPGGYDQVLIRGDVAKREFVAFWLSDGRVLAGMNVNVWDVTAHIQALIRSKAPVNREALADPSIPLESLVRAEGA; from the coding sequence GTGGTCGACGCACACCGGACATTCGTCATCGTCGGCGCAGGGCTCGCCGGAGCAAAGGCGGCCGAAACGCTGAGGTCCGAGGGGTTCACGGGGCGGGTGATCCTGATCGGCGACGAGCGCGACCATCCCTATGAACGCCCCCCGCTGTCCAAGGGCTACCTGTCGGGCAAGGACGACCGGGAGAGCGTCTTCGTCCACGAGCCGTCCTGGTACGCGGCCGCCGACGTCGAGCTGCACCTCGGCCAGCCCGCGGTCCACCTCGACCGGGCCGCCAAGAAGGTCGTCCTCGGCGACGGCACGGTCCTGCACTACGACAAGCTGCTGCTGGCCACCGGCGCCGAGCCCCGCCGGCTGGACGTACCCGGCACCGGCCTGGTGGGGGTGCACCACCTGCGGCGCCTCGCGCACGCCGAGCGGCTCAAGGGCGTCCTGGCCGGACTCGGCCGGGACAACGGCCACCTGCTGATCGCCGGCGCCGGCTGGATCGGCCTGGAAGTGGCCGCCGCGGCCCGCGGCTACGGCGCCGAGGTCACCGTCGTCGAGCCGGAGGCCACCCCGCTGCACGCGGTCCTCGGCCCGGAGATCGGCCGGCTCTTCGCGGACCTGCACGCCGATCACGGGGTGCGGTTCCACTTCGGGGCGCGGCTGACCGAGATCGTGGGCCACGACGGCATGGTGCTGGCCGCCCGTACGGACGACGGGGAGGAACACCCGGCGCACGCGGTGCTCGCCGCGATCGGTGCCGCGCCGCGGACCGCGCTCGCCGAGACGGCCGGGCTCGCCCTGGTGGACCGGGAGCACGGCGGCGGGATCGCGGTGGACTCCTCCCTGCGCACCTCCGATCCGGACGTGTACGCGGTCGGGGACGTGGCCGCCGCCCACCACCCGGTGCTCGGAACCCGGCTGCGGGTCGAGCACTGGGCCAACGCGCTCAACGGCGGCCCGGCCGCGGCGCGGGCCATGCTGGGCCAGGAGGTCGGCTACGACCGGGTGCCGTACTTCTTCTCGGACCAGTACGACGTGGGCCTGGAGTACTCCGGGTACGCGCCGCCCGGCGGCTACGACCAGGTGCTGATCCGCGGGGACGTGGCCAAGCGGGAGTTCGTCGCCTTCTGGCTGTCCGACGGGCGGGTGCTGGCCGGGATGAACGTGAACGTGTGGGACGTCACCGCTCACATCCAGGCTCTGATCAGGTCAAAGGCGCCCGTCAACCGCGAGGCACTGGCGGACCCGTCCATTCCGCTGGAGTCCCTGGTGCGGGCCGAGGGGGCCTGA
- a CDS encoding class F sortase translates to MGGDFGGARGRDRQPRPANGGRPGSGAHPRQAAERASRTLTARHGGLVALAACVGIWLVTSGSREPVGPPLPSPAESLTAAGVVGPGIAPLPGSPPGRIRIPSIRVDAPLTGLGLDARGSLEVPPPDRRDLAGWYREGTTPGATGTAVIAGHVDDAAGPGVFYHLGALRRGASIEIPRADGRTAVFTVHAVEVYDAKAFPDTRVYGPSARAELRVITCGGGFSPRTGYRGNVVVFAHLTGTY, encoded by the coding sequence ATGGGTGGCGATTTCGGTGGCGCGCGGGGCCGCGACCGGCAGCCCCGGCCCGCGAACGGCGGCCGCCCCGGATCCGGAGCACACCCCCGGCAGGCGGCCGAGCGGGCCTCCCGCACCCTCACCGCCCGCCACGGAGGACTCGTCGCACTCGCCGCCTGCGTCGGCATCTGGCTCGTGACCAGCGGCTCCCGCGAGCCCGTCGGGCCGCCGCTGCCCTCCCCCGCCGAGTCCCTGACCGCCGCCGGCGTGGTCGGCCCCGGTATCGCCCCGCTCCCCGGTTCACCGCCGGGCCGGATCCGGATCCCCTCCATCCGGGTCGACGCGCCGCTGACCGGGCTCGGACTCGACGCGCGCGGCAGCCTCGAAGTGCCCCCGCCCGACCGGCGCGACCTGGCCGGCTGGTACCGCGAGGGCACCACCCCGGGCGCCACCGGCACCGCCGTCATCGCCGGACACGTGGACGACGCCGCCGGGCCGGGGGTCTTCTACCACCTGGGCGCGCTGCGCCGCGGGGCCTCCATCGAGATCCCGCGCGCGGACGGCCGTACTGCGGTGTTCACGGTCCACGCGGTCGAGGTCTACGACGCCAAGGCCTTCCCCGACACCCGCGTGTACGGGCCTTCGGCGCGCGCCGAGCTGCGGGTGATCACCTGCGGCGGCGGCTTCTCACCGCGCACGGGCTACCGGGGGAACGTGGTCGTCTTCGCGCACCTCACCGGGACGTACTAG